Proteins encoded by one window of Candidatus Scalindua japonica:
- the recG gene encoding ATP-dependent DNA helicase RecG produces MSISDLDKSIQYIKGVGPKRAQTLGRLGIHTVKDLLYYFPRTYQDRSRVEKISNLKDGDTAMVKGIVINIKSFRTRGWKSVFEASVGDGTSMLQIKWFNRPYQSEVFQVDDHVLLYGRVSLYKQSLQMVNPEYEIVTEEDSPGKSAGILPVYSLTEEMKQLSFRKLVQMVVDEYSHKVEEVFTDDIIKKRKFVPITFAIKNIHFPDSMENLEESKRRLKYEEFFLFETAMALRKRGIKEVSGYKFRIGQNVEKHIYKLFPFELTKSQQKVIREIHEDMCSEKPMNRLLQGDVGSGKTAVAVYALLAAVANGFQTAFMAPTEILAEQHYRTLSVFLKKAEVEMLLLTGGAKTKIKKENIERIKQGDIDLIIGTHALIDKGVEFKKLGLIVIDEQHKFGVMQRTRLRQKGYDKHEPDVLVMTATPIPRSLSLTVFGDLDISTIDELPPGRTPVETYRVPAKKENDAYRFIRKEIEKGRQAFVVFPLVDESEKLDLKSATVEAERLRDKVFSGLNVGLLHGQLKPELKDLIMSDFVKHKYDILVSTIVIEVGIDVPNATVMAIEHAERFGLAQLHQLRGRIGRSEHQSYCLLFGIQKSIESRQRINIMLETNDGFKIAEEDLKLRGPGEFFGTRQHGLPEFKIGDIINDYDIIKLARADAFELVKEGYKSKDSEKQILLKKIIEKFKDKLDLINTG; encoded by the coding sequence ATGTCCATATCCGATCTAGACAAATCAATACAATACATCAAAGGTGTTGGTCCCAAAAGAGCACAGACTCTTGGACGGCTCGGAATACATACCGTAAAAGACTTACTCTATTACTTTCCACGTACATATCAGGACCGGTCCCGTGTAGAAAAAATTTCAAACCTGAAAGATGGCGACACTGCAATGGTGAAGGGCATTGTCATCAATATCAAGTCATTCAGGACCAGAGGGTGGAAGAGTGTATTTGAGGCATCAGTTGGTGACGGGACCAGCATGCTCCAGATCAAGTGGTTCAACCGGCCCTATCAAAGTGAAGTATTTCAGGTAGACGACCATGTGCTTTTGTATGGAAGGGTCTCTCTGTATAAGCAGTCACTTCAGATGGTGAATCCTGAATATGAGATAGTTACAGAGGAAGATAGTCCGGGTAAGAGTGCTGGTATATTGCCGGTATATTCATTGACTGAGGAGATGAAGCAACTTAGCTTCCGAAAACTGGTTCAGATGGTTGTTGATGAATACTCTCATAAGGTTGAAGAGGTTTTTACGGATGATATTATTAAAAAGCGCAAGTTTGTGCCAATCACGTTTGCAATAAAGAATATTCACTTTCCCGATTCCATGGAGAATCTGGAAGAGTCTAAACGACGGCTCAAGTATGAGGAATTTTTTCTGTTTGAGACGGCAATGGCTCTTCGTAAACGCGGCATAAAGGAGGTGAGTGGTTATAAATTCCGTATTGGTCAAAATGTTGAAAAACACATCTACAAACTTTTCCCATTTGAACTTACTAAAAGTCAGCAGAAAGTAATCAGAGAAATCCACGAAGATATGTGCAGTGAGAAACCGATGAATAGATTGCTGCAGGGGGATGTTGGGTCAGGTAAGACGGCAGTTGCTGTTTACGCGTTGCTTGCGGCCGTTGCAAACGGTTTTCAGACTGCATTTATGGCACCGACAGAAATCCTTGCCGAACAGCACTATCGCACACTCAGTGTATTTCTGAAAAAAGCCGAGGTTGAAATGTTACTTCTCACAGGTGGCGCTAAGACAAAGATAAAGAAGGAAAATATTGAGCGCATAAAACAGGGAGATATTGATCTGATCATTGGTACACACGCATTGATTGATAAAGGAGTGGAGTTTAAGAAACTGGGACTTATTGTAATTGACGAGCAGCACAAATTTGGTGTGATGCAGCGTACACGCCTGAGACAAAAAGGGTACGACAAACACGAACCGGATGTGCTGGTCATGACGGCAACTCCCATACCCAGGAGTCTTTCCCTAACCGTATTTGGTGATCTTGATATCTCAACTATTGATGAACTTCCACCCGGCCGCACTCCGGTGGAGACATATCGAGTGCCTGCAAAGAAAGAGAATGATGCCTACAGGTTTATTCGTAAAGAGATAGAGAAGGGGAGGCAGGCATTTGTTGTATTCCCTCTGGTTGATGAATCTGAAAAGCTCGATCTAAAATCAGCAACAGTCGAAGCCGAGAGACTCAGGGATAAAGTATTTTCCGGTTTAAATGTTGGGTTATTGCATGGACAGCTGAAACCGGAGTTGAAAGATTTGATAATGTCCGATTTTGTTAAACATAAGTACGACATTCTTGTATCAACTATTGTGATAGAGGTTGGGATCGATGTGCCTAATGCTACCGTAATGGCGATAGAACACGCTGAACGATTTGGTCTTGCGCAACTTCACCAGCTCAGGGGCAGAATAGGACGCAGTGAACATCAGTCCTACTGTCTTCTCTTTGGTATACAAAAGAGTATCGAGTCAAGACAGAGAATCAATATCATGCTGGAAACAAACGACGGCTTCAAGATTGCTGAAGAAGATCTTAAACTTAGAGGACCGGGAGAGTTCTTCGGCACAAGACAACACGGCCTGCCTGAGTTCAAGATAGGTGATATAATTAATGACTACGATATAATAAAACTGGCACGTGCGGATGCCTTTGAGCTGGTCAAGGAAGGATATAAATCAAAGGACTCTGAGAAACAGATACTGCTAAAAAAGATAATAGAGAAATTTAAGGATAAGCTTGATTTGATAAATACGGGATGA
- the aspS gene encoding aspartate--tRNA ligase — MSDLQRTQTCGQLRKADAGDEVTLSGWVDTRRDHGGVIFIDLRDRYGKTQIVFNPEHNAETHEAASVLRTEYVISVKGKVEERPEGMANPDLDTGEIDVMVDKLEILNSSETTPFEITGDTEVSTELRLKYRYLDLRRPQMQKYLTSRHKVYQITRRYFDSNDFVEIETPFLTKSTPEGARDYLVPSRINRGQFYALPQSPQLFKQILMVSGFDRYFQIVKCFRDEDLRAQRQPEFTQVDLEMSFVREDDVINMIEGLMVEIFKEVLGKEISAPFPRLSYHDAMNLYGCDAPDLRFEMTIKEITDIGAKSDFKVFKSVAESGGQIRGINAVGCASLSRKNIDELTSFVNQFGAKGLAWFKVDENGLTSQIAKFFNAELQKEIIERLNAAPGDLLLFVADKESVASQTLSQLRLNIAKSNGMINEEEFNLSWVVDFPLFEYNEEMDRNDSLHHPFTSPHPDDLKHLEDRPLDVRARAYDLVLNGVELGGGSIRIHSQEVQKKIFNLLNIDDATAQERFGFLLEALKYGAPPHGGIALGLDRMVTLLLGLDDIREVIAFPKTQKATCLMVDAPSDVDEKQLRDLGLSLLKPD; from the coding sequence ATGTCTGATTTACAGAGAACGCAAACATGCGGGCAACTTCGCAAGGCGGATGCCGGGGATGAGGTCACACTTTCAGGATGGGTAGACACCAGAAGAGATCATGGTGGTGTTATTTTTATCGATTTAAGAGATAGATACGGTAAGACGCAGATCGTATTCAATCCGGAACATAACGCAGAGACTCACGAAGCCGCTTCGGTGCTCAGGACTGAATACGTTATATCGGTGAAAGGAAAGGTTGAGGAGAGGCCGGAGGGAATGGCTAACCCGGATTTAGATACTGGTGAAATAGATGTGATGGTTGATAAACTTGAAATATTAAATTCAAGTGAAACGACACCATTTGAAATTACAGGTGACACGGAAGTATCAACTGAATTGAGGCTCAAGTATAGATACCTTGACCTCAGACGACCGCAAATGCAGAAATATTTAACATCCAGACATAAAGTGTATCAGATTACCAGGCGTTATTTTGACAGTAATGATTTTGTTGAAATAGAAACACCTTTTTTGACAAAGAGTACACCGGAAGGCGCCAGGGACTATCTTGTACCAAGCAGGATAAACAGGGGACAGTTCTATGCGTTGCCACAATCTCCGCAGCTTTTTAAACAGATATTGATGGTTTCCGGTTTCGACAGATACTTTCAGATAGTCAAATGTTTCAGGGATGAAGACCTGCGTGCGCAACGCCAGCCAGAATTTACACAGGTAGATCTGGAAATGTCTTTTGTCAGGGAGGATGATGTTATCAATATGATAGAGGGTTTGATGGTCGAGATTTTTAAGGAAGTGCTTGGTAAAGAGATATCCGCTCCTTTTCCAAGACTTTCATACCATGATGCCATGAATCTATACGGTTGTGACGCCCCGGACTTGAGATTTGAGATGACGATAAAGGAGATTACCGATATTGGTGCAAAATCTGACTTTAAGGTATTTAAGAGTGTTGCTGAATCAGGTGGTCAGATCAGGGGTATAAATGCTGTCGGATGTGCAAGCCTTTCCAGGAAGAATATAGACGAACTTACCTCATTTGTAAATCAGTTCGGAGCAAAAGGACTTGCCTGGTTTAAAGTTGATGAAAATGGGCTGACATCTCAGATTGCAAAGTTTTTTAATGCTGAATTGCAGAAGGAAATAATCGAACGTCTTAATGCTGCTCCCGGTGACCTGCTCCTGTTTGTTGCAGACAAGGAGAGTGTGGCGTCACAGACTCTTTCACAACTGCGACTCAATATTGCTAAGAGTAATGGCATGATCAATGAGGAAGAGTTTAATCTGTCATGGGTTGTAGACTTTCCGTTATTTGAATATAACGAGGAGATGGACAGAAACGATTCACTTCATCATCCCTTTACATCACCTCATCCTGATGATCTGAAACATCTTGAAGATCGTCCGCTCGACGTCAGGGCAAGGGCTTATGACCTGGTATTGAATGGTGTTGAACTGGGAGGCGGCAGTATAAGAATACACAGTCAGGAAGTACAAAAGAAGATATTCAATCTGCTTAACATTGATGATGCGACGGCGCAGGAGAGATTCGGTTTTTTGCTCGAAGCGCTTAAATATGGTGCGCCGCCACATGGTGGTATTGCATTGGGACTTGACCGGATGGTTACGTTACTCCTGGGGCTTGACGATATAAGAGAAGTCATCGCATTTCCGAAAACTCAGAAAGCAACATGCCTCATGGTGGATGCGCCCTCAGATGTAGATGAGAAGCAACTCAGGGATCTTGGCTTGTCACTTTTAAAACCGGATTAA
- the hisS gene encoding histidine--tRNA ligase produces the protein MLKQINNYSPQRVQRRLRVIWKKVTINMYKPLGGKGKKAKKIKGNMEKGNDKYVQAPLGMKDLFPEERLLWVEMENAAREEFEIAGYHEIRTPVFEDTRLFVRSIGEATDIVEKEMYTFGDSAGTSITLRPENTASVMRAYLQYELYKTKKFQKFYYIGPMFRKERPQAGRLRQFHQMGVEAIGSYDPLLDVETIKVATRVYDRLGLDGYVVKINTIGCEKCRPGYRDILKKELSNYKDELCELCKARLERNVFRVLDCKNKKCKEIRKNVSNTEDHTCKDCLEHFKIVKGAFEDIGLDYTVDPHLVRGLDYYTKTVYEITHSAMGARDTICAGGRYDNLISDIGGPPTGAVGFAAGMEASMIALLKVREKNKESKLDTSSLAPDIFIVSIGIESRNYCFKLLNQLRQGGIRVDMDYECRPTKAQMKIANKLNSRFTIIMGSEEREKGVIKLKNMQTGDENFSEDTDKIIEIVKGNR, from the coding sequence ATGTTAAAACAAATTAATAATTATTCACCGCAAAGAGTGCAAAGAAGATTAAGGGTAATATGGAAAAAGGTAACGATAAATATGTACAAGCCCCTGGGGGGTAAGGGAAAAAAAGCAAAGAAGATTAAGGGTAATATGGAAAAAGGTAACGATAAATATGTACAAGCCCCGTTAGGTATGAAAGATCTCTTTCCTGAGGAGAGGTTGTTATGGGTAGAGATGGAAAATGCAGCACGGGAAGAGTTTGAAATAGCGGGATATCATGAGATAAGAACGCCGGTTTTCGAAGATACACGCCTCTTTGTAAGGAGTATTGGGGAGGCGACAGATATAGTAGAGAAAGAGATGTATACTTTTGGTGATAGCGCAGGAACATCCATTACACTTCGTCCTGAAAATACAGCATCTGTAATGAGGGCATACTTACAATATGAATTGTATAAGACAAAGAAATTCCAGAAATTTTATTACATCGGGCCGATGTTCAGGAAAGAGCGTCCCCAGGCAGGGAGGTTGAGACAGTTTCATCAGATGGGCGTAGAGGCAATCGGGTCTTACGATCCCTTACTGGATGTTGAAACGATTAAGGTTGCCACAAGGGTTTACGACCGGCTTGGGCTGGACGGTTATGTGGTAAAGATAAATACTATCGGATGTGAGAAATGCAGACCAGGATATAGAGACATATTAAAGAAAGAACTTTCTAATTATAAAGATGAATTGTGTGAACTCTGTAAGGCGAGGCTTGAGAGAAATGTCTTCAGGGTGCTTGACTGCAAAAATAAAAAATGTAAAGAGATACGCAAGAATGTGTCGAATACCGAAGACCATACTTGTAAAGATTGCCTGGAACATTTTAAGATTGTCAAAGGTGCATTTGAGGATATTGGCCTCGATTATACTGTAGACCCGCATCTTGTCAGGGGCCTGGACTATTATACAAAAACAGTTTACGAGATAACACATTCGGCAATGGGCGCCAGGGATACTATATGTGCGGGAGGGCGTTATGACAACCTGATATCAGATATTGGAGGGCCTCCAACAGGTGCGGTAGGTTTTGCTGCCGGGATGGAAGCATCAATGATAGCCCTGTTGAAAGTGAGAGAAAAGAACAAGGAATCAAAACTCGACACTTCCTCTCTGGCTCCGGATATATTCATTGTGTCAATCGGTATTGAATCCAGAAATTACTGTTTCAAACTGCTCAATCAGCTGAGACAGGGAGGGATAAGGGTTGATATGGATTACGAATGCCGGCCAACCAAGGCGCAGATGAAGATTGCCAACAAGCTTAATTCACGGTTTACTATCATAATGGGTAGTGAAGAAAGAGAAAAAGGGGTTATTAAACTAAAGAATATGCAGACGGGAGATGAAAATTTCTCGGAAGATACAGATAAGATTATAGAGATAGTGAAAGGAAATAGATAA
- a CDS encoding OPT/YSL family transporter gives MDKETHKLSSDAYQEIPGDHYKPYIGKREFLPEFTLKAIVTGMVLGIIFAAANAYIGLKVGLTVSASNPGCSRKDRT, from the coding sequence ATGGATAAAGAAACACACAAACTATCTTCAGACGCATATCAGGAAATACCGGGTGATCACTATAAACCATATATTGGAAAACGTGAATTTCTACCGGAATTTACCCTAAAAGCAATAGTTACGGGAATGGTCCTGGGTATTATCTTTGCCGCTGCTAACGCATATATAGGACTTAAGGTAGGTTTAACCGTAAGTGCCTCTAACCCCGGTTGCAGCAGAAAAGATAGGACTTAA
- a CDS encoding OPT family oligopeptide transporter: protein MPLTPVAAEKIGLKVGLTVSASIPVAVMAVAIFRIIGKGSILENNMVQTVGSAGESLAAGVIFTFPALIIWGMKPELTKIFVFSLLGGLLGVLFMIPLRSLLISRQHGLLPYPEGTACAEVLVAGDKGGGDAKTVFMGLGIGSFYEFLMNGLKLWHFRPSWNIPFYKGGKIIGETTPALLGVGYIIGPRISAIMLSGGVVAWLVIIPLIMAVGENTTEPIYPAKVLISQMSIEEIWHYYIRYIGAGAVAFGGLITLFRAIPTILDTFKTGLSKVSNKSRDKEERTDRDLPMAVVIGGSAILGICLWLVLSFWTATEIGTVPNLLVSVLMVIFSFFFVTVSSRIVGLIGSSSNPVSGMTITTLLLTSLIFSLMGWTSEAHMVIALSVGAVVCISIAIAGDTSQDLKTGFLVGATPWKQQLGEFIGVLTSAVFVGWVILRLHKGVGIGSEELPAPQATLMSLVVKGVITGELPWRFVIIGIFLAALIELVGIRSLPFAVGVYLPLYLTTPIMAGGLLRFFTEKTKEENQLKKRCESGILFSSGLIAGSALIGVGLALAASYSGTFITSLELGHQWMGPFSNAASLFIFAGLSLLVWKYTNKKHPP, encoded by the coding sequence GTGCCTCTAACCCCGGTTGCAGCAGAAAAGATAGGACTTAAGGTAGGTTTAACCGTAAGTGCCTCTATACCGGTTGCTGTTATGGCAGTTGCCATATTCCGCATTATTGGCAAAGGGAGCATTCTTGAAAATAACATGGTCCAGACAGTAGGGTCAGCAGGTGAATCTCTGGCAGCCGGAGTTATCTTCACCTTTCCAGCACTCATCATCTGGGGAATGAAACCTGAACTGACTAAAATATTTGTCTTCTCTCTTCTAGGCGGATTATTGGGTGTATTGTTTATGATTCCCTTACGCAGCCTTCTCATATCCCGACAGCATGGACTTCTGCCTTACCCTGAGGGTACCGCCTGTGCAGAAGTACTGGTTGCAGGTGATAAAGGGGGAGGAGATGCGAAGACCGTTTTCATGGGATTGGGTATAGGAAGTTTTTATGAATTTCTGATGAATGGTCTCAAACTCTGGCATTTCAGGCCCTCATGGAACATCCCCTTCTACAAAGGTGGTAAGATAATTGGAGAAACCACACCCGCCCTACTCGGAGTTGGATACATTATCGGGCCCAGGATTTCAGCAATTATGTTAAGTGGTGGAGTTGTTGCATGGCTGGTAATAATACCTTTAATTATGGCAGTTGGCGAGAACACTACCGAACCGATATATCCAGCCAAAGTCTTGATTTCTCAGATGAGTATTGAAGAGATATGGCACTATTATATCAGATATATAGGTGCAGGAGCAGTAGCTTTCGGTGGACTGATAACATTATTCAGAGCAATACCAACCATACTGGACACATTCAAAACCGGCTTAAGCAAGGTATCAAATAAAAGCAGAGACAAAGAGGAGAGAACCGACAGAGATCTTCCCATGGCGGTTGTTATTGGCGGCTCTGCCATATTAGGAATATGCCTCTGGCTGGTACTCTCTTTCTGGACGGCAACAGAAATAGGAACTGTACCTAATCTCCTGGTTTCAGTTCTTATGGTCATCTTTTCCTTTTTCTTTGTTACCGTATCTTCGAGGATTGTCGGTCTCATCGGATCTTCCTCAAATCCGGTTTCCGGTATGACGATTACTACGCTCCTGTTAACAAGCCTGATATTCTCCCTCATGGGATGGACCTCAGAGGCGCATATGGTAATAGCGCTGAGTGTTGGTGCTGTTGTCTGCATCTCGATCGCGATTGCAGGAGACACGTCACAAGACCTGAAGACCGGTTTTCTGGTAGGGGCAACACCCTGGAAACAGCAGTTAGGTGAGTTTATCGGTGTACTGACATCTGCTGTCTTTGTCGGTTGGGTAATTTTAAGACTCCACAAAGGAGTGGGAATTGGTTCTGAGGAATTGCCTGCACCTCAGGCAACGTTAATGTCGCTGGTAGTAAAGGGCGTAATAACAGGTGAACTTCCCTGGAGATTTGTCATTATCGGAATATTCCTTGCGGCACTTATAGAACTTGTCGGTATCAGATCTCTTCCATTTGCGGTAGGTGTATATCTACCGTTATACCTTACTACACCCATAATGGCAGGAGGACTACTGAGATTTTTCACAGAAAAAACAAAAGAAGAAAACCAGTTGAAGAAAAGATGTGAAAGCGGGATCTTATTCAGTTCAGGATTGATTGCCGGAAGCGCGCTTATAGGAGTTGGGCTGGCGCTGGCGGCGTCATACAGCGGAACATTTATCACCTCTCTTGAGCTTGGCCATCAATGGATGGGACCATTCAGCAACGCAGCATCACTGTTTATCTTTGCTGGATTATCTTTACTCGTGTGGAAATATACCAATAAAAAACACCCTCCATAG
- a CDS encoding cytochrome C assembly family protein, translating into MLSPIQYIFIAAIVLYLLDSIWEVGSIFNSNRFSKKLADYFLLSGLSIHCAFLIIISSQSGTLPISTLFESSTFYLSLIVLLSVILKFLYRLQSLMPFVMPVVTGFSIAAITLVNNDLALTADLKTFWLFAHIIPIFLGYASFTVSFIFSIMYLTMERQLKKKSFGPLFESLPSLETLDTLMWKTITMGFPLLTIGLVSGTVWAKTTNILGLQWYLDPKVLLGSLTWLIYAAILHLRLGASFHGTRVAVVTIAGFVIVILTFIGPFLMGHKHGYEKNSATLEQEIIIPEET; encoded by the coding sequence ATGCTTAGTCCGATACAATACATTTTTATAGCAGCAATTGTCCTCTATCTTCTGGATTCAATCTGGGAAGTAGGATCTATATTTAATTCGAACAGATTCAGTAAAAAGCTGGCCGATTACTTTCTCCTTTCAGGTTTATCAATCCACTGTGCATTTTTGATTATTATAAGTTCACAATCCGGTACACTGCCGATATCGACCCTTTTTGAGTCATCCACATTCTATCTGTCCCTGATTGTATTACTCTCTGTGATACTCAAGTTTTTATACAGGTTGCAATCTCTGATGCCATTTGTTATGCCGGTCGTTACAGGGTTTTCAATTGCTGCAATCACGCTGGTTAATAACGATCTGGCCCTGACGGCTGACTTGAAAACATTCTGGCTGTTTGCCCACATAATACCAATATTCCTGGGCTATGCCTCATTTACTGTCTCTTTCATATTCAGCATAATGTACCTGACGATGGAAAGACAATTGAAGAAAAAATCATTTGGCCCTCTTTTTGAGAGTTTACCCTCTCTTGAGACCCTGGACACGTTAATGTGGAAAACTATCACGATGGGTTTTCCATTATTGACGATTGGCCTGGTTTCAGGAACCGTATGGGCCAAAACAACCAATATACTGGGACTACAATGGTATCTGGACCCAAAAGTATTATTGGGATCTTTGACGTGGCTTATTTATGCCGCAATATTACACTTAAGGCTCGGGGCTTCTTTTCATGGTACAAGGGTAGCGGTGGTTACCATAGCCGGTTTTGTTATTGTAATACTTACCTTTATCGGCCCATTTTTAATGGGGCATAAACATGGGTATGAAAAAAACTCAGCTACGCTTGAGCAGGAGATAATAATACCGGAAGAAACCTGA
- the hemA gene encoding glutamyl-tRNA reductase — protein sequence MNLHTLGLNHDSAPVEIREKLAFSPSSVPIALSSFAQSFPSSETVILSTCNRVEIYATSPDNSMDKDTLLDFLSAFHNLPKEKFADHMYHYQGINAVRHLFFVSSSLDSLVRGETQILSQVKEAYMTATAAETTGSILNQLFQRSLNVAKEVHTKTNIGRGKVSVSTVAVDLAIKIFKDFSEKTIFIIGAGEMCELVLKHLVDCGAKSTIVANRSFDKAMSLAEEYDGKAINYEKLEDYLPEADIIISSTSAPHYVVKTEHVRHAIKVRRGNPMLLVDIAVPRDINPEIANIDNVYLYNIDDLQTVVSSNIDERENELGKCQVIIDKEVSQYMAWTEELKIGPAISQLRNHFHDIGEQELERLRPKLGDIAHEEWEHIVYSMQRTLNKILHKPAKVGKEKAKNGGGFQYVETIKHLFGIHHKKDSSKK from the coding sequence ATGAATTTACATACACTTGGTCTAAATCATGACTCCGCACCAGTGGAAATCAGGGAGAAGCTTGCATTCAGCCCTTCCTCTGTTCCAATCGCGCTCTCTTCATTTGCACAGTCTTTTCCGTCTTCAGAGACTGTTATTCTATCGACATGTAATCGTGTTGAGATTTACGCGACATCACCTGATAACAGCATGGACAAAGATACGCTGCTGGATTTTCTTTCCGCCTTTCATAATTTGCCAAAGGAAAAATTTGCTGATCATATGTATCACTACCAGGGCATAAACGCTGTCAGGCACTTGTTCTTTGTCTCTTCCAGCCTTGACTCCCTGGTAAGAGGTGAGACGCAGATCCTTTCCCAGGTAAAAGAAGCGTATATGACTGCAACAGCTGCGGAAACGACTGGAAGTATTTTAAACCAACTCTTTCAACGTTCCCTGAACGTTGCCAAGGAGGTGCATACAAAAACCAATATCGGCCGTGGAAAAGTTTCCGTTAGCACAGTAGCTGTTGACCTTGCCATCAAAATCTTCAAAGATTTCTCTGAAAAGACGATTTTTATTATCGGCGCAGGAGAAATGTGCGAACTTGTTTTAAAACATTTAGTGGATTGCGGTGCAAAGTCTACAATCGTCGCGAATAGAAGCTTCGACAAGGCTATGTCACTTGCAGAAGAGTATGATGGGAAAGCCATCAATTATGAAAAGCTTGAAGATTATCTCCCAGAAGCAGACATAATCATCAGTTCTACTTCTGCCCCTCACTATGTGGTCAAAACAGAGCATGTAAGACATGCTATAAAGGTTCGCAGGGGAAACCCCATGTTACTTGTAGATATTGCCGTACCCAGAGACATAAACCCGGAAATAGCAAATATCGACAATGTCTATCTCTATAATATTGACGACCTGCAGACAGTAGTGAGCAGTAATATAGACGAAAGGGAAAATGAACTCGGCAAGTGCCAGGTCATTATTGATAAGGAAGTATCTCAATACATGGCATGGACAGAAGAACTGAAGATCGGTCCTGCTATTTCTCAGTTAAGAAATCACTTTCATGATATTGGTGAACAGGAACTTGAAAGACTGCGCCCAAAACTTGGAGATATTGCACACGAAGAGTGGGAACACATCGTCTATTCAATGCAGCGGACGCTTAATAAAATCCTCCACAAACCTGCCAAGGTAGGAAAAGAAAAGGCAAAAAACGGAGGTGGGTTTCAATATGTAGAAACTATAAAACACCTCTTCGGTATCCACCACAAAAAAGATAGTTCTAAGAAATAA